TGTGAACCGGCTCGCCCGCGTTCATAACTTCATCCCCATTCCCtcatcaaaaaggaaaaaaaaaaccaTCCCCATACGCAGCGACGCAAGCGCTGCCGTAAGCGCCCGACGCCGCGTGGCCTCGCCCCGCACCCTATAAGTTCCGTTGGCCACCACACCAACCGTACAGACTCCCACAGCCCAGCcgcagctcctccgcctcctcctgctcctcggCCCCCTTCCGTCCATCCCTCCTGGTACGCGCCGTCCGTCCCTCTGCTTCTAGCTCTGCTCCCGTCTTCCCTTTGGTTCCTGCGCATTCACGGTCCATCCGATCGGCTAGGGTAGCTGCGGCGAAGAATACTCTGGTTTCTCATCTGTTCTGTGGTATCTTTAATTTGCTGAATCAATCAGTCAGTCAATCCACCGGCAGAGAGACCTTTTCGTCTTTAGATATCCTCTTGGCCCAGTCCCGATTATGACTGCGATTCGCCTTTCAAGAAAATGTTTGTGATTCATAAAAAGACTACTGTATTTCGATTTTCTCTTCTTGTCGTCCTTGTAGTATTTTTTGCTGGTTGTTTGCGACACATACATACATGGGTTACTGGTGGTCAAGAGAATCAAGCCTTTCTATGTGGAGATAGATGCTTCTTGTTCAAGTCAAGAATTGGGTCTCGATGCACGTTTCAGTTTTACAGGGGTGCCcttcttttatactccctccgttccaaattactcgtcgtggttttagttcaaatttagaagggagggagtactgttATTTAAAAGAAAATAGAATATCGTTTAGTGGTTGGAAAGGTTCAGAGTTTCTGTTGCCTGACCATATCCGGTTCCCCTTGTTAGTGACGATCTCTATGTGAACAATCAAATCACTTTTGATGCTTACTTGAAcactatatgtatatatataggtcaCCTGTGAAAGCTACTGTCTTCTGTATTATCGAATTGACACAGGGGAGATTACCACGAAGCAAGCTGGTGTACGTTCGCTCCTTGTTTATTGGTTGGATTTTGTCTTGTCAAGTTACTCAAGTATTCATGTGGATGCTGTCTTTCTCGACATGCCTAGTAAAACTTTTAGCCAGAGTTGCTTTCTTGCTCTTCAATGGAATAAACCTGACCCGCTTTCACACTCCTCGTACAAGTTACTGAATAGTCAGCTTGCTTCAGTAGTGGCTACTAATGGTTCATGTCATGGCAGGCTTGTCCTTGAATTAATGAATCTGGCAATGAACATAAGTTTATTACACTGTATCAGGTGTTGTTAGCTGAATTTTGTTATTCATAATTGCTAGTTGCTATAAAAGGGCTCTTCTGAATGGAAGTGGATTAGGAGCACTCGGGTGCTCCACCCCCCTATATTAAAAAATAATTTAATAATTTTAAAAAGGTTAAAAAAATCTTGGATATATTTTTGAACCAAATATGACTAGGTATTGTACTCATATAAAATGTTTGGCCAAGGAATAATTCTCCTTGACTTCAGGGCAAAAAAATATTTTATGACGACAATATAGCATGAATAGTACTTGTATCTAGTGTTTTTTGGGAAATCTTTGACCCCGGATACAATAAAAGTCATTTTCTATTCAAATCTTTTTATACGAGTGCAATACCTGGTCATGTTTGATTCCAGAAAAAGTTCCgggatttttttactttttttgaattactaaattatttttgaatatagggGGGCGTAGCACCCGAGAGCTCCTATGCATTTTCGTCTTCTGAATCAAATATATAACTGAATAGTCAGCTTGCTTCAGAGTATTTTGGTTTGCTTCTTTTTTGCACAATCCTACTTTCTTCTGATAGATGGTCGACTTTTGTAGCTGGTGACAAGATGAAAATGGCTGGCTCTGTTGTGCTGCTCATTTCACTCCTATCGGCTATTGCTCCCCTACCCTCTGAAGCCCTCAACGTGAGAGGCCATCTTCTTAAATCAAAGACGTTCCGTTCTCCGCCCATCTTACTGGGCCCTGGATCAGTCTCAAACAAGTACCACCATGATGTCGACTTCCCCCGAGGCCACCTTGCAGTCAAGAGCTTTGATGCAGAGGTCGTCGATGAGAATGGCGTCCCTGTCCCGCTCCATGAGACTTACCTGCATCACTGGGTTGCAGAACCATACTATGCTCTGAAGAACAGTCAGAGCCCCGATACGCAGAATCTTCCAAAAGGAATGCTTAAAAGGAATGATGGAGTGTGCAAGACCACACTAGGCCAGTACTTCGGGCTCGGTTCCGAGACTCGCCACACTGCCACATGGGTTCCTGATCCTTATGGAATTGAGATTGGCAATGAAGACAAGGCCCCTGAAGGCTATGAGGAGAAATGGTTGCTCAATATTCATGCCATCGACACAAGGGGCGTGGTCGACAAGCCTAGCTGCACCGAGTGCAAGTGCGACTTTTACAATGTCACAATTGATGAGTATGGGCGCACAATCTCAAAGAACTACACTGGTGGGCTATTTTGCTGCTATGATCAGACCCAGTGTCGGGTCAAAGAAGGGTTCAATGGCGAGGTGCGGAAGTTGTTCTTGCAGTACACCGTGACGTGGCTCGACTGGACTGATGCGGTGGTGCCTGTCAAGATTTACATATTTGACGTTACGGATACTGCTATGCTCGATGGTACTCCTGAACATTCTTGCAAGGTATGCAAATACTACTTCCCAGTTGCCACAACGGCAACTGTTTCAGATTTTAAAAACTATCCTATTTTTCCAAATAcacattattttttctttttacgGGTATTCAAATACACcatcttttttccttttcctttatgAATTAAACCGTTGGCTTACAGGTTGAGTATCAAGTCGAGGAATGCAGCGCAGAAAACCGAGCCAACAATGAGTGCATCCATACTAAGACTGCTAGAGCGGCCTTGCCGCGTGGAGGAGATATCGTGTTCAGTGTTGCGCACCAGCACTCCGGAGGAGTTGGTGCTTCTTTGCATGGCCAGGTAATGGATTAGCACCCTGATCGCTTTACCTATTGTGCTTATGCACTTGTCAGAGTTATTCTGAGGGGAAACACTCAATACTACCTATCTGAAACTTGGAATTAGGATTCCAACTCCAATTCCGTCTGCAACCAAGCAGCTGATATTCACTGAGTTCAATTAATTCCTGAATTCCATGCTCAGTTCTGCTAATCCAAACGGGGCATTACACGGTTTAAATGAGACCTTATATGTTTATAGGATGTCTAAATGGTAACATCACAACATGTTATCTGCAAAGGGAAGCCTAACTTCTGAGGTACATTGGACTTGCTACAGGATGGACGCCTTCTTTGTGAATCGCTTCCAACTTACGGCACAGGGAAGGAGGCAGGAAACGAGGCGAACTACATCGTTGGCATGTCGACGTGCTACCCTAAGCCAGGATCCATCAAGGTCAGTGACGGTGAGGTGCTGACCATCGTCTCCAACTACAGCAGCGTGCGCCAGCACACCGGCGTCATGGGCCTGGTCTACATCCTCGTGGCCGAGCCGCAGGAGCCAGCTCCGGCGCCATCCCTGTGCTTCAGTTTCCCAGTCCCATGTGAGTTTCACTAAAAAGTTTCACTCCTTTTGCGGCCTATCTATTTTTGGAAGAACATACTCCGAAAACTGCAAATGTGTAACTAAATTCTTGTTCTCTCTCTTTTGTGCATGAGTAGGGTGCCTACCGGCATGGATGTCTAGCAACATGTGAAGAGTAGATTATCATCTACCCCTAGCTAATGGAGTGCAATGCAAATGGTGAGGACTGGAGAAGCTGAAACAATCGCCGTGGATCAATCGTCATAGTTATACGATGGATGTGTTTTTGTCATACTAGTATTACTAGCTAATATACAGAAGCAGTCACCAGTCAGTGAGCAATGTCATTTCGATGGACCATCAGTTTCTGatgctttgtactccctccgtccggagttacttgtctcgaaaatggatgtatttaaaactaaaataggtctagatatatccatttctgcgacaagtaattccgaacggagggagtaattagttATTATCAGTAGTAGCAGTGTATGAAGCTGAGTTGTATGAGTTGATCCCCACCGAAAGAAAAACTTAGTGTCCATATTATTGGGTATGAAGGTTTTAGGGTGGGATACTCGCTGGACGCCAAGGTTGTCGCCGTGTTAGACGTTGTGGTACAGTAGAAGGGTTATGGGGAAAGAGATTGGAGAATTAAAGTGGTAGAAGAGAGCATAGGTAGGAACTTGATATTTtattgtttgcttcccggcaaggttgATATAtcctacccgcaaaaaaaaaaggttGATTATCCTTAGCACAGTAACTCAACACACCTCGAATACTTCTAAACTAGGTTGGGTCCATTTAAGAGAGAACTGGACTTTACCCATGAACAACAGACTCTTCTACTAAAACACATATACTCCGGACTTCTAGACTAAACTAGGCCCGCTCTAATTAGGCGTTACTAGCAAAAAGGCTTGTGCGTTACAATGGAAGAAAAAAAAATTCATAATCTTCAATGGTCATGACTACATTTTGCTGCGTCACCGAGATACACTATTAATTTCAATTTTGTGAAATCATGAAAAAAATAAACTCATGCGCATATCTAAAATCGCGAACATTTTTAAATCTgtgaacatttttacaaattttcaaacattttctaaaatcaagaacattttttgaatcatgAACGCTTTATACGATTTCCAAACTTTTTTAAAAAATACTGCACATTTTGAAAACAATTTTCTTGTATCGAcgaacatttctagaatcgacgaatattttttttggaaattggtgGGGCAAATGAACATTTTCTTGATCTAGCAAAAACGGCCAATGTGTTGCAACACGAGAAAAAAATAATCTCTAATGACCATGACTAAATTTTTCTGCATCACTGAGATACCCTATCGCTCTCATTTTCGTGAAATCATGAAAAACTTttgaaaataatgaacatttttttaaactcgtgagcatatttgaaattgtgaacatctttcaaattcatgaacatcttTATAGATTTTCAAGCATTTTCAAGCATTTtctaaaatcatgaatattttataCCATTTGCAAACTTTTTAAAATTGTGAGCTTTTAATAAAATGTTTTTCTTGAATAGATGAACATTTCTAGAatcggtgaacatttttttgaaagttgTTTGGTggaaattcatgaatttttttatttaatgaatattttttgaaatgcgcgatcattttttgaatcagcggacattttatgaatcaataaactattttgtaagtcacgaaTATTTATTCAATTTTCAGGCTATTTTTCAATTCATGAAAAAAGATTGAATTGGTGAAagtttgttcaatttcattaacatttcTACTACACGACCTTTTACAAAAAAATTATGAACATTGTTtgattttctgattttttttttcaaaattgcgaatattttttgaatatgaGAACTTAAAAAAAATCGCGACCATTTTCTGAGTCCACAAACATTTATGAATATtaaacattttatttcaaaattctTATTTTTAAAATTTTCGAAACTTTTTTAAGtccaattttttttaaattcagAAAAAGACGAGGACtataaagaaaaccaaaaaataaaatatgaaatttAAAAAACAGGCCGCCGGGACATGGGCTGGCCCAAACAGGCGTGCTGTTTCTTCTCCCAACGCTCAGAACACGGTATAGAAGGTTTCTACTAGGGCGGTCCAGGCTGGGATTTCCCTGTGTGAAACtttttttatcacttataggtggcatcgatgggtaatattttgcaacttgGGGGCAATTTCGAGGATATACCGCCAGAGGCAATAgtccctttattattaggtagagaaaAATAGGTTATTGCCGGATGTAGGGAAAGGTTGGCTTCATCTACGAGATAATTAAACTTTCCCCACAAACATACTCTTCTAGTAGGGTACACATACACACCCTAGATAGTTCTAGACTAAGCTTATTGTTTGAGGAATAGAGAGGGATTGTGGCGTAATGCGTTGGATGTTGTATTGAGCCTCACGGATgagtatatatataggagtacaaactTGAAGGGCAAATGAGACGAATTACAAATCCTAGATTACCAAATACatgtaacccaaatatatctctaacatccctTCGCAGTCGTAGCGGTAGCGTTATGAACGACAGAAGCATCATAGACGATCAAATTGGAGAGAATAGCAGCCGGCGGGCTTACATCCCCCCGCGGACATAGCGGGAGCGTCATGAACGGTGTCGCGTCGCAGCCGCGTTGACTGTAGAAGAAGTCGACGAGGTGCAGCGAGGTGATAGCCCTTTTATGctgttgtcgaggtagccgagagcgagggtggtgtagccgtagtcgaggtagccgtgcgaagaacgccatggtcgatgtcgagttggggtggtcggtgtcgaggaagtcgccgtggagccgcgggcgcaaggaggcgccgtgTTAGTCATGGGCGCAGGAAGAACACTACAACATGATGAAGACTGAcatggacggtggcgttcccgcgtcTAGAAAGACGATGCGGCGCATAGCACATAGAAGTCAACGCGCGTGGACGGTGAAGTGAACCATGTGTTGTGGCGCTAAAACCAAGGGGCGACGTAGCGGCAACgcgcgggtcggggcgacggcggggaagACCCCAGGACGGCAGCGGGGACCTTGTGCCACGTGCCACGACTcgatggggcgacgcagcggcagcgcgaggGTTATTGTAGCCATGGAGACGGCCTAGAGCGGACGGCCTCAGGACGGCGGTGGACCACGGCCTGTGACACTATGACTCGAAGAGCGATGCA
The sequence above is drawn from the Triticum aestivum cultivar Chinese Spring chromosome 7A, IWGSC CS RefSeq v2.1, whole genome shotgun sequence genome and encodes:
- the LOC123152047 gene encoding uncharacterized protein produces the protein MKMAGSVVLLISLLSAIAPLPSEALNVRGHLLKSKTFRSPPILLGPGSVSNKYHHDVDFPRGHLAVKSFDAEVVDENGVPVPLHETYLHHWVAEPYYALKNSQSPDTQNLPKGMLKRNDGVCKTTLGQYFGLGSETRHTATWVPDPYGIEIGNEDKAPEGYEEKWLLNIHAIDTRGVVDKPSCTECKCDFYNVTIDEYGRTISKNYTGGLFCCYDQTQCRVKEGFNGEVRKLFLQYTVTWLDWTDAVVPVKIYIFDVTDTAMLDGTPEHSCKVEYQVEECSAENRANNECIHTKTARAALPRGGDIVFSVAHQHSGGVGASLHGQDGRLLCESLPTYGTGKEAGNEANYIVGMSTCYPKPGSIKVSDGEVLTIVSNYSSVRQHTGVMGLVYILVAEPQEPAPAPSLCFSFPVPWCLPAWMSSNM